ATTAACATGCCGGTCATGAACGGAATGGAGGCCACGCAGCATATCAAAGCGATCGATCCCCGCATCAAAATCGTAATGGTGACCGTTTCGGGCGAGATTACCGATTTGTTCGAAGCGATCAAACGCGGTGCTCAGGGCTACTTGCTCAAAAACCTGTTGCCCTCCTCATGGATCGAGTACCTGCGCGCAGTCGCGATCGACGAAGCGCCACTCTCGAAGGAGCTCGCGTTTCGGCTGCTGCAGGAGTTCGGAGGCAGACAGCCCGGGGTAAAGCCATCTTCCACATCATCAGATGGGGTAGAAGGCACAAAGTGGAACCGGGCGCAGCACGGCAGTGCGGGAACCGACGGCAAGTCGCCGCTAACACAGCGCGAGCGCGAAGTGCTCGAGCGGGTCGCATCCGGCGACTCGAATCGGCAGATCGCGGAAGGCTTTGGCCTGTCCGAGCACACTGTGAAAAACCATCTCAAAAACATTTTGCAGAAGCTTCATCTCGACAACCGTGTGCAGCTCACGCGTTATGCGCTGGAAAAAGGGCTGCTGAACCGTTAAGGGCGCCACGTATCTGTCACAATCTTATAGCCCTATCGAGTCATGTTAAGCTTTCGGCACAACGGTATAATAAGCGTGCATTACAGACAAGGGATCGTAAATCAACCGGGAAAAAGCACGTATTCTGTTAGGGGGCAAACTGAGATGATTCAAAGGAAAAAATGGCCGGTCGCCGGTATCGCGTTACTTTCGCTATTCTTGTTCGCCGGCCTTGCGAGCGCACATGTTACGGTGCAGCCGAGCGAAACGAAACAGGGCAGCTACGAGGTGTTTACGGTACGCGTGCCGAGCGAGGAAGAAAACGTAACCACCAAATCAATCAGAGTAAAGGTTCCCGAGGGTGTTGCCGTCAGCAGGACACAGCCGAAGCCTGGCTGGAAAACGCAGCTGGAGACCGCCGCGGACGGAAGCATTACTTCCATTACATGGACGGCCGATGGTCCGGGACTTTCGCAAACTGAATTTGATGAATTCCGCGTGCAGGGAAAAGTCGCTGCGGACGCCAAGGAGCTCATCTGGAAGGCTTACCAAACCTACAGCGACAACAAGGTCGTGGAGTGGACCGGTGCAGCCGGCTCGGACTATCCGGCTTCCGTTACGACCGTGATGGCCGGAACCGGCGGGAATGACGGCCACGGCGGCGCGTCGGCGCCTGCTGCGGACGGTGAATCAGCGGCGGTGGCGTCTGACGGCCATGCTGCGGATACCGCAGCTGGAACTGCGGCGGGCAGCGGAAGCGGCACGATGGAAGCAGTAACGCTGGCGGTGACGATAGCCGCGCTTGTCCTTTCAGTGGCGGCGCTGATTACAGCCTTGGCTAAGCGCCGCAAGGCTTAGGCCCATGCAGTGAAAGAAGCAAACCCAATGTTCAATAGCACAAGCGGTCTGCAGTGCACGCACAATACCGGCAAGAAGTTTTTTCATCCACAGCTTTGTTACAAGACCCATGCAAGCGCGGTGTTGCGAAGACGCCGCGCTTTGCTTATAATAGTTAATTAAGTAAGTTAGTGATACGAACATGCATTGACGGAGATAAGTAGGCCGCATTTCGCGCACAGGGAGAAGACGCCGCAGATTGAGAGCGTCTTCGCAGGTCGAATGCCGCTGAAGTTCACTCCCGAGCAGACTCTTGAACGTGCGCACCGCGCGCCAGTAGGGAAGTCCGGGTTCCGGCCCGTTACAGCCGGCAAGAGGGATTGCAAGCTCTGGCGGCACAAAGGGTCATGCGGCGGCGGCAATCCGAATTTAGGGTGGTACCACGGTTCTTTCGTCCCTTACGGGGAGAGAGGGCCTTTTTATTTTGCACAGAAGGGAATGGATGGCAATGAAAGAACGACTGGAAGCATTGCGGACGGAGGCGCTGCAGGAGCTGCAGAATGCCCCTTCTCCGCAGCAGCTGAACGACCTGCGGGTCAAATATTTGGGCAAGAAGGGCGCTTTAACGGAGATATTGCGCGGCATGGGCGGCCTCAGCGCCGAAGAGCGTCCGGTTATCGGCCAAGTCGGCAACGAGGTTCGCGCGGCGATCGAGGAAGTGATTGAAGCGAAGCAAGCGGCATTCCAGCAGGCGGAGACCGAAAACCGGCTTCGCGAGGAGAAAATCGACGTGACGCTGCCGGGCAAACGTTTGCCCGCCGGTGCCGTCCACCCGCTGAACAAGATCGTGCAGGAGATTGAAGATATTTTCATTGGGCTCGGCTATACCGTTGCGGAAGGTCCTGAGGTTGAGACGGATTATTTCAACTTTGAGGCTCTCAATCTGCCGAAGGACCATCCGGCACGCGATATGCAGGATTCGTTCTATATTACGGACGACATATTGATGCGCACGCAAACGTCGCCGGTGCAGGTGCGGACGATGAAGGCGATGAACGGCAAGACTCCGGTGAAGGTTATTTGTCCGGGCAAAGTATACCGCCGTGACGATGATGACGCTACGCATTCGTTCCAGTTCAACCAGATTGAAGGGCTCGTGGTGGGGCCTAACATCAGAATGAGCGATCTGAAGGGGACGCTTCTGCAGTTCGCGCAGCTCATGTTCGGCAAACAGGCTCAGATTCGTCTGCGTCCGAGCTTCTTTCCTTTCACCGAGCCGAGCGCCGAGGTTGATATAAGCTGTTCGCAATGCGGCGGTCACGGCTGCCGGATGTGCAAGCATACCGGCTGGCTTGAAATACTCGGCTGCGGCATGGTTCACCCGCGCGTGCTTGAAATGGGCGGCTACGACCCAAATGAGGTGAGCGGCTTTGCATTCGGTATGGGCGTGGAACGTATCGCTCTGCTCAAATACGATATCGACGACATTCGTCATTTCTACACGAACGATCTGCGCTTCTTAAGCCAGTTTGTCCGAATGTAATTGGGGGGCCAATAAAATGAACGTATCTTATAAATGGTTAAGCGAATATGTGGACTTGCACGGCTATACCGGCGGACAGCTGGCGGAGCTGATGACAAGCGGAGGCATTGAAATCGATGTAGTGGAAAGCCGTAATAAAGGTGTGACCGGTGTGGTCGTTGGGCTCGTGCTGACCCGTGAGAAGCACCCGGATGCCGATAAACTAAGCGTCTGCACGGTGGATGTCGGAGGAAACGAACCGCTGCAGATCGTTTGCGGCGCGAAGAATGTAGCTGCGGGGCAGCTTGTTCCGGTGGCGACGGTCGGCGCGAAGCTGCCGGGTGATTTTGCCATTAAACGGGCAAAGCTGCGCGGGGTGGAGTCGCAGGGAATGATTTGTTCCGCCAAGGAGCTTGGCCTGAACGAAAAGCTGCTGCCTAAGGAGCAGCAGGAGGGCATTCTCGTACTCCCGGAAGGAACGCCTGTCGGCGAGTCGATCCTGAACGTGCTTGCCATTGACGATGAAGTGCTGGAGCTGGATCTCACGCCCAACCGCTCGGACTGCCTGAGTATGCTCGGAGTCGCCTATGAAGTTGGCGCGCTGACCGGGCGGCAGGTAAAGCTTCCGGACAAC
This is a stretch of genomic DNA from Paenibacillus sp. sptzw28. It encodes these proteins:
- a CDS encoding response regulator transcription factor: MTGEKRIRVLLADDHPHGREGMREIVGIDPAFEIVGEAADGQQAVLLAAEKSPDLVLMDINMPVMNGMEATQHIKAIDPRIKIVMVTVSGEITDLFEAIKRGAQGYLLKNLLPSSWIEYLRAVAIDEAPLSKELAFRLLQEFGGRQPGVKPSSTSSDGVEGTKWNRAQHGSAGTDGKSPLTQREREVLERVASGDSNRQIAEGFGLSEHTVKNHLKNILQKLHLDNRVQLTRYALEKGLLNR
- a CDS encoding YcnI family protein — translated: MIQRKKWPVAGIALLSLFLFAGLASAHVTVQPSETKQGSYEVFTVRVPSEEENVTTKSIRVKVPEGVAVSRTQPKPGWKTQLETAADGSITSITWTADGPGLSQTEFDEFRVQGKVAADAKELIWKAYQTYSDNKVVEWTGAAGSDYPASVTTVMAGTGGNDGHGGASAPAADGESAAVASDGHAADTAAGTAAGSGSGTMEAVTLAVTIAALVLSVAALITALAKRRKA
- the pheS gene encoding phenylalanine--tRNA ligase subunit alpha; this encodes MKERLEALRTEALQELQNAPSPQQLNDLRVKYLGKKGALTEILRGMGGLSAEERPVIGQVGNEVRAAIEEVIEAKQAAFQQAETENRLREEKIDVTLPGKRLPAGAVHPLNKIVQEIEDIFIGLGYTVAEGPEVETDYFNFEALNLPKDHPARDMQDSFYITDDILMRTQTSPVQVRTMKAMNGKTPVKVICPGKVYRRDDDDATHSFQFNQIEGLVVGPNIRMSDLKGTLLQFAQLMFGKQAQIRLRPSFFPFTEPSAEVDISCSQCGGHGCRMCKHTGWLEILGCGMVHPRVLEMGGYDPNEVSGFAFGMGVERIALLKYDIDDIRHFYTNDLRFLSQFVRM